A DNA window from Mycobacterium sp. IDR2000157661 contains the following coding sequences:
- a CDS encoding FAD-dependent oxidoreductase has product MGRTYKHAIVIGGSLAGLCAARVLSDVTDRVTVYERDDLPDGPQNRAAVPQGRHVHLLMARGAEEFESHFPGLLEGMVADGVPILENRPDCIHFGAAGHVLGTAHRLQDEFTAYVPSRPQLEWQIRRRVLAIDNVDVVHAGVDEPVYDAAREQVTGVLLADGETVPADLVVDATGRGTRLPVWLEKWGYGRPREDAVNVGIGYSSQRVQVPDGMLTEKVVVAGASNEQPLGLGMLFYEDGVWNVTTFGVGRVQPPQDFARMCDLADEILPAHVSSALRAGTPLGEMAFHKYPTSRWRRFDKMDRFPAGVLPFGDAVVSFNPTYGQGMTMTSLQAGHLRRALATPGADVFRETIRATAKSTFPVWQMNAIGDLTLHRASGPTPRWYKPVGSLFDQFLGAAETDPVLAEWFLRRFSLLDSLYMVPSARLVGRTIRHNMRLWLAEKRAGKQPAAVTQSA; this is encoded by the coding sequence GTGGGGCGGACTTATAAACACGCTATCGTGATCGGCGGCAGCCTCGCTGGCTTGTGCGCCGCCCGGGTGCTCTCCGATGTCACCGACCGGGTGACCGTCTACGAACGCGACGACCTGCCCGACGGCCCGCAGAACCGGGCCGCGGTTCCACAGGGCCGCCACGTCCACCTGCTGATGGCCCGCGGCGCCGAGGAGTTCGAGAGCCACTTCCCCGGCCTGCTCGAGGGCATGGTGGCCGACGGTGTGCCGATTCTGGAGAACCGACCCGACTGCATTCACTTCGGCGCCGCCGGCCATGTGCTGGGCACGGCGCACCGGTTGCAGGACGAATTCACCGCTTACGTGCCGAGCCGCCCGCAACTGGAGTGGCAGATCCGCCGCCGGGTGCTGGCCATCGACAACGTCGACGTCGTGCACGCGGGCGTCGACGAACCCGTCTACGACGCCGCGCGGGAGCAGGTCACGGGCGTACTGCTCGCTGACGGCGAGACCGTGCCTGCCGACCTCGTCGTCGACGCGACCGGCCGCGGTACCCGGCTTCCGGTGTGGCTGGAGAAGTGGGGCTACGGACGGCCGCGCGAGGACGCCGTCAACGTCGGTATCGGCTACTCGAGCCAGCGGGTGCAGGTTCCCGACGGCATGCTGACCGAGAAGGTGGTGGTCGCCGGCGCGTCGAACGAGCAGCCCCTGGGCCTGGGAATGCTTTTCTACGAGGACGGTGTCTGGAACGTCACCACCTTCGGCGTCGGCCGGGTGCAGCCGCCGCAGGACTTCGCGCGAATGTGCGACCTTGCCGACGAGATCCTGCCCGCCCATGTGTCGTCGGCGCTGCGGGCGGGCACGCCGCTCGGCGAGATGGCGTTCCACAAGTACCCGACGAGCCGGTGGCGGCGCTTCGACAAGATGGACCGCTTCCCCGCAGGCGTCCTGCCGTTCGGTGACGCGGTCGTCAGCTTCAACCCGACCTACGGCCAGGGCATGACGATGACCTCACTGCAGGCGGGTCATCTCAGGCGGGCGCTGGCCACGCCGGGTGCCGACGTGTTCCGCGAGACCATACGCGCGACGGCCAAGTCCACGTTCCCGGTATGGCAGATGAACGCCATCGGCGACCTGACGCTGCACCGCGCGAGCGGGCCGACGCCGCGGTGGTACAAGCCGGTCGGCAGCCTGTTCGACCAGTTCCTCGGCGCCGCCGAGACGGATCCCGTTCTCGCTGAATGGTTCCTGCGGAGATTCAGCCTGCTCGACAGCCTGTACATGGTGCCGTCGGCTCGGCTGGTGGGGCGCACCATACGGCACAACATGCGGTTGTGGCTGGCCGAGAAGCGGGCAGGTAAGCAGCCGGCCGCCGTGACGCAGTCTGCGTAA
- a CDS encoding DUF808 domain-containing protein has product MSAGLFALLDDVAVLARLAAASVDDIGAAAGRATAKAAGVVVDDTAVTPQYVHGLAAERELPIIKRIAIGSLRNKLLFILPAALLLSQFLPQLLTPILMIGATYLCFEGAEKVWGRIRGHDAHAAPVAAVGADAEKLMITGAIRTDFILSAEIMVIALNEVADQSFWPRLIILVVVAFVITAAVYGVVAGIVKMDDVGLRLTQRSSKAAQRVGRGLVAFMPKLLAALALIGTVAMLWVGGHILLVGTDELGWHLPYSVVHHLEEAVHHAVPGIGGVLAWLVNTAASAVIGLVVGAIVVAVMHVLPFGRRKDDAHH; this is encoded by the coding sequence ATGAGCGCCGGCCTGTTCGCGCTTCTCGACGACGTCGCCGTCCTGGCCCGGTTGGCCGCCGCTTCGGTCGACGACATCGGCGCCGCTGCAGGGCGTGCCACCGCAAAGGCGGCGGGCGTGGTGGTCGACGACACCGCGGTGACGCCGCAATACGTGCACGGCCTCGCGGCCGAACGCGAACTGCCGATCATCAAACGCATCGCGATCGGGTCGCTGCGCAACAAGCTGCTGTTCATCCTGCCGGCGGCGTTGCTGCTCAGTCAGTTCCTGCCGCAGTTGCTGACACCGATCCTGATGATCGGCGCAACGTATCTGTGCTTCGAAGGCGCTGAGAAGGTCTGGGGCCGGATCCGCGGGCATGACGCGCACGCCGCACCGGTCGCCGCGGTCGGTGCGGACGCCGAGAAACTGATGATCACGGGGGCGATTCGCACCGACTTCATCCTGTCCGCCGAGATCATGGTGATCGCGCTGAACGAGGTGGCGGACCAATCGTTCTGGCCGCGGCTGATCATCCTGGTCGTCGTCGCCTTCGTCATCACCGCCGCGGTGTACGGCGTGGTCGCGGGCATCGTGAAGATGGACGACGTGGGCCTGCGCCTCACGCAGCGATCGTCGAAGGCGGCCCAACGGGTCGGGCGTGGCCTGGTCGCGTTCATGCCGAAGCTGCTCGCCGCGCTGGCCTTGATCGGCACGGTGGCGATGTTGTGGGTCGGTGGCCACATATTGCTCGTCGGCACCGACGAACTGGGTTGGCACCTGCCCTACAGCGTCGTACACCACCTCGAGGAAGCCGTGCATCACGCGGTACCAGGAATCGGCGGTGTGCTCGCGTGGCTGGTCAACACCGCCGCATCCGCGGTGATCGGCCTGGTGGTCGGCGCGATCGTCGTCGCTGTCATGCACGTGTTGCCGTTCGGCCGCCGCAAGGACGACGCACACCACTGA
- the manA gene encoding mannose-6-phosphate isomerase, class I, whose translation MHLLTGAVRMYAWGSRTAIAEFTGRPSPTMHPEAELWFGAHPGDPAVLQTEAGERSLLDALLEDPEGQLGATVCARFGETLPFLVKVLAADEPLSLQAHPSAAQADEGFERESRLGIPVSAPTRNYRDRSHKPELIVALGQFEALAGFRPAGRTVELMRALEVSELDPFVTLLAGQSDADGLRALFTTWITAPQPHLDVLVPAVIDGAIQYVCSGRKEFAAEARTVLELGERYPGDAGVLASLLLNRITLAPGEGIYLPAGNLHTYLNGVGVEVMANSDNVLRGGLTPKHVDVPELLRVLDFTPATDAVVRPRVVEDGIESVYDTPAPEFAVSVLRIEGDRIGHEIDAPSRHDGPQILLCTEGSTTVHAKAGTVTLARGSAAWVSADDGPIRLDASSPTTLFRATVGI comes from the coding sequence GTGCACCTGCTAACTGGAGCAGTCCGGATGTACGCCTGGGGGTCGCGGACCGCCATCGCGGAGTTCACCGGAAGACCAAGTCCGACAATGCATCCGGAAGCCGAGCTGTGGTTCGGTGCGCATCCCGGCGACCCGGCGGTGTTGCAGACGGAAGCGGGGGAGCGGTCCCTGCTCGATGCGCTGCTGGAAGATCCCGAGGGGCAGTTGGGCGCCACCGTGTGTGCTCGGTTCGGCGAGACCCTGCCGTTCCTGGTGAAGGTGCTCGCCGCCGACGAACCGCTCTCGCTGCAGGCTCATCCGAGCGCAGCGCAGGCCGATGAGGGTTTCGAGCGGGAAAGCAGACTCGGTATCCCGGTTTCCGCGCCCACCCGCAACTACCGCGACCGCAGTCACAAGCCCGAATTGATCGTCGCCCTGGGGCAGTTCGAGGCATTGGCCGGCTTTCGTCCGGCCGGGCGCACGGTGGAGTTGATGCGCGCGCTTGAGGTGTCCGAACTCGACCCATTCGTCACGCTGCTGGCCGGACAGTCCGACGCCGACGGCCTGCGTGCGCTGTTCACCACGTGGATCACCGCGCCGCAACCGCACCTGGACGTGCTGGTGCCGGCGGTGATCGACGGCGCGATCCAGTATGTGTGTTCGGGCAGAAAAGAATTCGCGGCCGAGGCCCGGACCGTGCTGGAACTCGGCGAGCGCTATCCCGGCGATGCCGGAGTGCTGGCCTCACTGCTGTTGAACCGGATCACGTTGGCTCCGGGTGAGGGCATCTACCTACCCGCGGGCAACCTGCACACCTACCTCAACGGAGTGGGGGTGGAGGTGATGGCCAACTCCGACAATGTGTTGCGAGGCGGCCTGACGCCCAAGCACGTCGACGTCCCGGAGTTGCTGCGGGTGCTCGACTTCACTCCCGCGACCGATGCCGTGGTGCGGCCCCGGGTCGTTGAGGACGGCATCGAGTCGGTGTACGACACCCCGGCACCGGAGTTCGCGGTTTCGGTGCTGCGCATCGAGGGTGACCGGATCGGCCACGAGATCGACGCGCCCAGCAGGCACGACGGCCCGCAGATTCTGCTGTGCACCGAGGGATCGACGACGGTGCACGCCAAGGCCGGCACGGTGACCCTCGCGCGCGGGTCGGCGGCGTGGGTGTCGGCCGACGACGGACCGATCCGCCTGGACGCGTCGAGTCCGACGACGCTATTCCGCGCGACCGTGGGTATCTGA
- a CDS encoding phosphomannomutase/phosphoglucomutase — protein MSRPAAAVHRVIKAYDVRGLVGEELDEQFVADVGGAFARLVRDQTSRVVIGYDMRESSPTLATAFADGVLDQGLDVVRIGLASTDQLYFASGLLDCPGAMFTASHNPAAYNGIKLCRAGAKPVGKDTGLSVISKEMIAGVPAYDGARGSLSDRDVLTEYGEFLRSLVSLEGLRPLKVAVDAGNGMAGHTTPAVLGAIPSVTLAPLYFELDGSFPHHEANPLDPANLVDLQKFVTETGADIGLAFDGDADRCFVVDELGHPVSPSAVTALVAARELGREIGATVIHNLITSRAVPELVTERGGTPVRSRVGHSYIKGLMAETGAIFGGEHSAHYYFRDFWGADSGMLAALHVLAALGEQDRPLSELMADYQRYEASGEINFTVTDARACVDDVLKAFGTRIHSLDHLDGVTVDLGDGAWFNLRMSNTEPLLRLNVEARTAEQIDEIVGQVSDTVQAQTSSTPEAVT, from the coding sequence ATGTCCCGGCCCGCCGCGGCTGTCCATCGCGTCATCAAGGCATATGACGTACGCGGCCTTGTCGGAGAGGAACTCGACGAGCAGTTCGTCGCCGACGTCGGCGGCGCATTCGCCCGCCTGGTACGTGACCAGACTTCGCGCGTGGTGATCGGCTACGACATGCGCGAGAGTTCTCCCACGTTGGCCACCGCGTTCGCCGACGGCGTGCTGGACCAGGGGCTAGACGTGGTGCGTATCGGCCTTGCGTCAACCGATCAGCTGTACTTCGCCTCGGGACTGCTCGACTGTCCCGGCGCGATGTTCACCGCCAGCCACAATCCGGCGGCCTACAACGGCATCAAACTCTGCCGCGCGGGCGCCAAGCCCGTCGGCAAGGACACCGGACTGTCGGTAATCAGTAAGGAGATGATCGCCGGGGTGCCCGCCTACGACGGTGCGCGCGGCTCGCTCAGCGACCGCGACGTGCTGACCGAGTACGGGGAGTTCCTGCGGTCGCTGGTCAGCCTCGAGGGGTTGCGTCCGCTGAAAGTAGCTGTCGACGCGGGCAACGGAATGGCCGGCCACACCACCCCCGCGGTGCTGGGCGCGATTCCTTCGGTCACGCTGGCGCCGCTGTACTTCGAACTCGACGGCTCGTTTCCCCACCACGAGGCCAACCCGCTGGACCCCGCCAACCTCGTGGACCTGCAGAAGTTCGTCACCGAGACCGGTGCGGACATCGGGTTGGCGTTCGACGGCGACGCCGACCGGTGTTTCGTCGTCGACGAGCTGGGGCATCCGGTCTCGCCGTCAGCGGTGACCGCGTTGGTCGCCGCGCGGGAACTGGGCAGGGAGATCGGCGCAACGGTGATTCACAACCTGATCACCTCGCGAGCGGTACCGGAACTGGTGACCGAGCGTGGTGGTACGCCCGTGCGCAGCCGGGTCGGACACTCCTACATCAAGGGGTTGATGGCCGAGACCGGGGCCATCTTCGGCGGTGAACACTCGGCGCACTACTACTTCCGCGACTTCTGGGGCGCCGACTCGGGGATGCTCGCGGCCCTCCATGTGCTGGCGGCACTCGGGGAGCAGGACCGGCCGCTGTCGGAGCTGATGGCCGACTACCAGCGCTACGAGGCTTCCGGCGAGATCAACTTCACCGTCACCGACGCCCGGGCGTGCGTCGACGACGTGCTCAAGGCGTTCGGCACCCGGATCCACTCCCTGGACCACCTCGACGGTGTGACGGTCGACCTTGGTGACGGCGCCTGGTTCAACCTGCGGATGTCGAACACCGAGCCGTTGCTGCGGCTCAACGTCGAGGCTCGCACCGCCGAGCAGATCGACGAGATCGTCGGACAGGTCTCCGACACGGTTCAAGCTCAGACGTCGTCAACACCAGAAGCAGTCACATGA
- a CDS encoding SIS domain-containing protein: MNAAQQVIDLDDSEALLAADREGLLRAASMAGAQVRAVAAALEEGALDSLRADQPPRTLIWVAGRGTAERAGAMLAAALGGSVAAPIVITPDAPPWIGALDVLVLAGDDPSDPSLVSAAATAVRRGARVIVVGPFEGPLRDATAGRAVVLAPRLVVPDGFGLAHYLGAGLATLHVVDPAFQADLATLADDLDAEALRNSAARELFTNPAKNLAQRMSGHEVVLAGDTSATLALARHAAAMLLRIALRPVAAVGLADALVALGAGMGAGADAGAALFHDEQIDGPLPARVRTFVLATDNLRPVVVARVGHLDEVDVIAAEDVPDVKVPVASGHPEQQLAMMAVRLEMTAVYLRLVRG, translated from the coding sequence ATGAATGCCGCCCAGCAGGTGATTGACCTCGACGATTCCGAGGCGCTGCTGGCCGCCGACCGTGAGGGTTTGCTACGCGCGGCATCCATGGCCGGGGCGCAGGTACGTGCCGTCGCGGCGGCGCTCGAGGAGGGGGCCCTGGACTCGCTGCGTGCCGACCAGCCGCCGCGCACCCTGATCTGGGTGGCCGGTCGCGGCACCGCGGAGAGGGCCGGCGCCATGCTGGCCGCCGCGCTGGGCGGGTCGGTGGCTGCGCCGATCGTCATCACCCCGGACGCGCCACCTTGGATCGGCGCCCTGGATGTGTTGGTCCTGGCCGGCGACGACCCCAGTGATCCCAGTCTGGTCTCCGCAGCGGCGACCGCGGTGCGCAGGGGCGCGCGGGTGATCGTCGTCGGCCCATTCGAGGGTCCTCTCCGGGACGCCACCGCCGGGCGGGCAGTGGTGCTCGCACCGCGGCTCGTGGTGCCAGACGGGTTCGGGCTGGCCCACTATCTCGGCGCCGGCCTGGCCACGCTGCACGTCGTGGATCCGGCGTTCCAGGCGGATCTGGCCACGCTGGCCGACGACTTGGACGCCGAGGCGTTGCGCAACAGCGCCGCACGGGAACTGTTCACCAACCCCGCCAAGAACCTCGCCCAGCGGATGTCGGGCCACGAGGTGGTCCTGGCCGGCGACACCTCGGCGACGCTGGCGTTGGCCCGCCACGCTGCGGCGATGCTGTTGCGCATCGCTCTGCGGCCCGTCGCAGCCGTCGGTCTCGCCGACGCGCTGGTGGCCCTCGGCGCCGGGATGGGGGCGGGCGCGGATGCGGGAGCGGCCCTGTTCCACGACGAACAGATCGACGGTCCGCTGCCAGCGCGGGTCCGCACCTTCGTCTTGGCCACCGACAACCTCCGGCCCGTGGTGGTCGCCAGGGTGGGCCACCTCGACGAGGTCGACGTGATCGCCGCCGAAGACGTGCCGGATGTCAAAGTCCCAGTGGCCAGCGGGCATCCCGAACAACAGTTGGCGATGATGGCGGTCCGCTTGGAGATGACGGCCGTGTACCTGCGACTGGTTCGAGGTTGA